The Lacipirellula parvula genome window below encodes:
- a CDS encoding Mov34/MPN/PAD-1 family protein has protein sequence MSTTDVTNLASEGLAELRFPVDYHAPFRFFLVPEVHRAVSAHAKEDTSVEICGVLVGVWGRDELGPFAQVSNFIRCDNASSKVAEVTFTHESWAQINQEMDSKYADKRIVGWYHSHPDFGIFLSDRDCFIHEHFFSGAGQVAYVVDPVRDLEGVFAWQKGKPTPLDHYWIGPEIRTVEASRRNVAKESAGRSQPALDPRGVETAVAAPSNADRSSLGTITTMLGWLALFLLGYTLAGARTRWDREMMIEGAVAHYGIMKIVALGLDQDLAKVRKNLDAIATETKKFPAANAKLTDEEAAAADKQRELVVDSLALTSKMADQIQQRYALTLEERSALVRLVAVKEAEAAAILASPPAASGTPTPPAAKAIASPPQPSAPAAKAEKTPSTAKPGDAPAASNAAPAANPAPAAPGD, from the coding sequence GTGAGTACTACTGACGTAACCAACTTGGCAAGCGAGGGGTTGGCGGAGCTTCGGTTCCCGGTCGACTACCATGCGCCGTTCCGATTCTTCCTTGTACCCGAGGTGCACCGTGCCGTCAGCGCTCACGCGAAGGAAGATACTTCGGTCGAAATTTGCGGCGTGTTGGTCGGGGTATGGGGACGCGATGAGTTAGGTCCATTCGCTCAAGTGAGTAACTTCATTCGCTGCGACAATGCTTCGAGCAAGGTCGCGGAAGTGACGTTCACCCACGAATCTTGGGCGCAGATCAACCAGGAAATGGACTCGAAGTACGCCGACAAGCGGATCGTCGGGTGGTATCACTCGCACCCCGACTTCGGCATTTTTCTTTCGGACCGCGACTGTTTCATTCACGAGCATTTCTTCTCCGGGGCAGGGCAGGTTGCCTACGTCGTCGATCCGGTGCGCGACCTGGAGGGAGTGTTCGCGTGGCAGAAGGGCAAACCGACTCCGCTGGACCACTACTGGATCGGGCCGGAGATTCGCACCGTGGAAGCGAGCCGGCGAAACGTGGCGAAAGAAAGCGCTGGCCGCTCGCAACCTGCGCTGGATCCGCGCGGCGTGGAGACAGCCGTCGCAGCGCCAAGCAACGCCGATCGATCATCGCTCGGAACGATCACGACCATGCTAGGCTGGCTGGCGCTCTTCCTGCTGGGCTACACGCTTGCCGGTGCGCGAACGCGCTGGGATCGCGAAATGATGATCGAGGGCGCCGTCGCCCACTACGGCATCATGAAAATTGTGGCGCTCGGACTGGATCAAGATCTCGCCAAAGTTCGTAAGAATCTCGACGCCATCGCGACGGAGACGAAGAAGTTTCCAGCGGCCAATGCGAAACTTACAGACGAGGAGGCGGCCGCGGCCGACAAGCAGCGCGAACTCGTCGTCGACAGCCTGGCGCTCACGTCGAAGATGGCGGATCAAATCCAGCAGCGCTATGCGTTGACGTTAGAAGAACGATCAGCGCTAGTACGACTGGTGGCAGTCAAGGAAGCCGAGGCGGCGGCGATCCTCGCGTCGCCGCCAGCGGCTAGCGGCACGCCGACGCCGCCGGCCGCCAAAGCAATCGCCTCGCCGCCGCAGCCTTCCGCCCCGGCGGCCAAAGCTGAAAAAACGCCGAGCACTGCGAAGCCTGGCGATGCTCCAGCAGCCTCGAACGCCGCACCGGCGGCTAACCCCGCTCCCGCTGCTCCAGGCGACTGA
- a CDS encoding DUF6298 domain-containing protein, giving the protein MHRRLLLVALLLGAPGVTGELFVGRPVAADEFAVQSGSDGKLQYRADELGNRIPDFSTCGYAGGDRDIPDVPAVVVVHAGEGDDETRIQAALDQTAALPLRENGFRGAVQLAPGEFQVAGQLVMNASGVVLRGAGATAEGTIVVARGSDRRTLIRVAGVDDRQPPAASSIRRVVDDYVPVGGTVLTLDSAAGLKVGDAIVLRRPSSVEWVKRLGADAFGVGWRPGSRDISWERTVVTVDGKRVTLDAPVTTAIEAKFGGATVESLQWSGRLKNVGVEDLVLASTFDKNNRAGEDHAWHAVVFENVVDAWLRRVKCRHFAGGAVAVWETGRCITIEDCLSLSPVSELGGRRRMAFFTQGQQTLFLRCWSAEGIHDFATGHCSAGPNAFVNCFAARTHGDSGPLESWTSGLLFDNVRIDGGRIAFENRWAAPAGCGWAAANCVAWQCQAAQVRCFKPPGANNWTIGVWANVAGDGLIEGIGDFAQPLSLFQAQLRERRGDAAARRIDPLLLDPVGSTNPTIAQAENFTRQSAEPPKQLIDVIRERMEAAVKSDVIQRSLTKDTAPSRSPIKSVDQQPQTKPLGVLNGWLMIGDRVATGRTLTPKWWAGNIRPAEAPAFGPAITRFVPGRVGSGFTDDLPALAARMNADGMVAYDHHYGLWYDRRRDEHTHVRQANGEVEPPFYEQPFARTGEGDAWDGLSRYDLTQFNPWYWNRLRDFAKECDDKGLVLLHQNYFQHNILEAGAHWADSPWRPANNVNGLLPFPEPPPYVGDKRIFLAETFYDVTNPQLRELHREYIRQCLFNVSDRTNVIQLTSGEYSGPLHFVEFWIDVISEWERETGRDALVAVSAPKNVQDAILSDLVRTEAVDVIDVRYWAYTADDGLYAPNGGENLAPRQHLRQTKLKPGGAAAIVRAVREYRERYPEKAVIYYADQNCPSAHDGWAVLIGGGSLADVPRLPAELAAALSAMKPDQTLELNANQWALSQPGSAYLIYSAASDEPLKLKLPDSDASYEVRWINATTGAVADGSDIRGGAAISLQPQEKIAWITRRE; this is encoded by the coding sequence ATGCACCGCCGGTTGTTGCTTGTCGCTCTGCTGCTTGGCGCGCCTGGCGTGACGGGAGAGCTTTTCGTTGGGCGACCAGTCGCGGCTGATGAGTTTGCGGTGCAGTCTGGCAGCGACGGCAAGTTGCAGTACCGAGCCGATGAACTTGGTAATCGCATCCCCGATTTCTCGACCTGCGGCTATGCCGGCGGCGATCGCGACATTCCCGACGTGCCGGCCGTCGTCGTGGTGCACGCCGGAGAGGGCGACGATGAGACGCGCATTCAAGCGGCGCTCGACCAGACCGCGGCGTTGCCGCTTCGCGAGAATGGCTTTCGCGGCGCCGTGCAGCTCGCGCCCGGTGAGTTTCAAGTCGCCGGCCAACTCGTGATGAACGCCTCGGGCGTCGTGCTCCGTGGCGCGGGGGCGACGGCAGAGGGCACGATCGTCGTGGCCAGGGGCAGTGATCGGCGTACGCTCATTCGCGTCGCTGGCGTCGATGATCGCCAGCCGCCGGCGGCCTCTTCCATTCGCCGCGTCGTCGACGATTACGTCCCAGTAGGCGGCACAGTGCTCACGCTCGACTCAGCCGCCGGTCTGAAGGTCGGCGACGCGATCGTTCTACGACGCCCCAGTTCAGTCGAGTGGGTCAAGCGACTTGGCGCCGATGCGTTCGGCGTCGGTTGGCGTCCTGGTTCGCGCGACATCTCTTGGGAGCGAACCGTCGTCACCGTCGATGGCAAGCGAGTGACGCTCGACGCGCCGGTCACCACCGCGATCGAAGCTAAATTTGGCGGAGCGACGGTGGAATCGCTCCAATGGTCCGGTCGTCTTAAAAATGTCGGTGTTGAGGACCTCGTGCTTGCCTCCACGTTCGACAAGAACAATCGTGCCGGAGAAGATCATGCGTGGCATGCCGTCGTCTTCGAGAACGTGGTCGACGCTTGGCTGCGGCGGGTCAAGTGCCGACACTTCGCCGGCGGCGCGGTCGCCGTGTGGGAAACCGGCCGCTGCATCACCATCGAAGATTGCTTGTCGCTCTCGCCGGTTTCCGAACTCGGCGGCCGACGACGCATGGCCTTCTTCACTCAAGGGCAACAGACGCTCTTCCTCCGCTGCTGGAGCGCGGAGGGCATTCATGACTTCGCGACCGGCCACTGTTCCGCCGGGCCGAACGCCTTTGTAAACTGCTTCGCCGCGCGAACGCATGGTGACAGCGGGCCGCTGGAGAGTTGGACCTCGGGGCTATTGTTCGACAACGTGCGTATCGACGGCGGTCGCATCGCTTTCGAGAATCGCTGGGCCGCGCCGGCCGGTTGCGGTTGGGCTGCGGCGAATTGCGTGGCGTGGCAGTGCCAAGCGGCGCAGGTGCGCTGTTTCAAACCGCCGGGCGCCAACAACTGGACGATCGGCGTGTGGGCGAACGTCGCCGGCGATGGGCTGATTGAGGGGATTGGCGACTTCGCGCAGCCACTTAGTCTGTTCCAAGCCCAACTCCGCGAACGCCGTGGCGACGCTGCCGCGCGTCGCATCGATCCGCTCTTGCTCGATCCGGTCGGTTCGACGAATCCGACGATCGCTCAAGCCGAAAATTTTACGAGACAATCCGCCGAGCCGCCAAAGCAATTGATCGACGTGATTCGTGAGCGAATGGAAGCCGCGGTGAAGAGCGACGTCATTCAACGAAGTCTCACGAAAGACACTGCGCCGTCTCGTTCCCCTATCAAGAGCGTCGACCAGCAACCGCAAACCAAGCCGCTGGGCGTGCTTAACGGTTGGCTCATGATCGGCGATCGCGTCGCGACCGGTCGCACGCTGACGCCCAAGTGGTGGGCCGGCAACATCCGCCCTGCCGAGGCGCCCGCCTTCGGGCCGGCCATCACGCGATTCGTCCCCGGTCGCGTCGGCAGTGGTTTCACTGATGATCTCCCCGCGCTGGCGGCTCGCATGAACGCCGACGGCATGGTCGCCTACGACCATCACTACGGCCTCTGGTACGACCGTCGCCGCGACGAGCATACGCATGTGCGACAAGCGAATGGCGAGGTCGAACCGCCGTTCTACGAGCAGCCCTTCGCTCGCACCGGCGAGGGCGACGCATGGGATGGGCTGAGTCGCTACGACCTCACGCAATTCAACCCCTGGTACTGGAATCGACTGCGCGACTTCGCCAAGGAGTGCGACGACAAAGGTCTCGTGTTGCTCCATCAAAACTATTTTCAGCACAACATTCTCGAGGCAGGCGCGCACTGGGCCGACTCCCCTTGGCGGCCGGCGAATAACGTTAATGGTCTTCTCCCCTTCCCCGAACCGCCCCCCTACGTTGGCGACAAACGCATCTTTCTCGCGGAGACGTTTTACGACGTCACGAATCCGCAGTTGCGCGAACTCCACCGCGAGTACATCCGACAATGTCTCTTCAACGTTTCCGACCGCACGAACGTGATCCAACTCACCAGCGGCGAGTACTCCGGGCCGCTTCATTTCGTCGAGTTCTGGATCGACGTCATCAGCGAATGGGAACGTGAAACAGGCCGCGACGCGCTCGTGGCCGTCAGTGCGCCAAAAAATGTGCAGGACGCGATTTTGTCCGACCTAGTGCGTACTGAAGCGGTCGACGTGATCGACGTTCGCTACTGGGCCTATACCGCCGACGATGGGCTGTACGCCCCCAACGGCGGCGAGAACCTGGCGCCTCGCCAACACTTGCGGCAGACCAAGTTGAAGCCTGGCGGCGCCGCGGCGATCGTGCGGGCGGTGCGCGAGTACCGTGAGCGCTATCCCGAAAAAGCCGTCATTTACTATGCCGACCAGAATTGCCCCAGTGCTCACGACGGCTGGGCGGTCCTCATTGGCGGCGGCTCGCTGGCCGACGTGCCCCGACTTCCCGCGGAACTCGCCGCCGCTCTGTCGGCGATGAAACCAGACCAAACGCTAGAACTGAACGCAAATCAGTGGGCGCTCTCGCAGCCGGGAAGCGCCTACCTAATCTACTCTGCCGCATCGGATGAGCCGCTCAAATTAAAACTCCCAGACAGCGACGCATCGTACGAAGTCCGCTGGATCAACGCGACGACCGGCGCCGTCGCTGATGGCTCGGACATTCGTGGCGGCGCGGCAATTTCGCTGCAGCCGCAAGAAAAAATCGCGTGGATCACACGCCGCGAATAA
- a CDS encoding DUF4190 domain-containing protein produces MTVVEAIKVCPFCGETILAVARKCRYCRTYLDRALAPAAKATRYPLTDRAIKGVNQPKSAIVAGGLGVLAWFPIVGALFGLLAVLFGLLALRTIGADPSRAGRGRAWFGIVSGGAMSVLWSIVAANAHLNAT; encoded by the coding sequence ATGACGGTAGTCGAAGCGATCAAAGTCTGTCCATTTTGCGGCGAAACGATTCTCGCCGTGGCACGCAAGTGTCGTTACTGCCGCACCTACCTCGATCGTGCGCTCGCTCCTGCGGCGAAGGCGACGCGATATCCGCTGACCGATCGCGCCATCAAGGGCGTCAATCAACCGAAGTCGGCCATCGTCGCCGGCGGGTTGGGGGTGCTGGCCTGGTTTCCGATTGTGGGGGCGCTATTCGGTTTGTTGGCCGTTTTGTTTGGCCTCCTCGCGCTGAGAACGATTGGAGCCGACCCGTCGCGCGCCGGTCGCGGACGAGCGTGGTTTGGCATCGTCTCAGGCGGGGCGATGTCCGTGCTGTGGAGCATCGTGGCCGCAAACGCGCACCTCAACGCAACATAG
- a CDS encoding glycoside hydrolase family 127 protein, with amino-acid sequence MPTCALAAAIFLASQVAASEVVNTRQSSHAKLQSIPLADVVWTEGFWAERFATLRERSIPAMWKLMRDGKYKPFLGHFKIAAGEAEGEYHGAPWNDGDFYKFLEAVTAVYAVTRDPQLAAILDESIRVIAKAQRDDGYLHTPVLIAHRNGDKSLQPFADRHNFEMYNMGHLLTAACLHHRVTGNDRFLAIAQKTADFLCRTFAAPTPELARNSVCPSHYMGAIELYRTTGEQRHLKLAQTFLDMRNLGVSESGQPVGGDDNQDRIPFVDQREAVGHAVRANYLYAGAADFFLETGDERLMKPLDAIWHNVVEQKLYVTGGCGALYDGASPDGSEQQEQITRVHQAYGRNYQLPNATAHNETCAAIGNVLWNWRMFLATGDAKYVDVIELSLYNAILAGMSLDGDDFFYVNPLRNVEPQPTPLRWPRTRVPFVTSFCCPPNVLRTLAEVGGMAYSRTESELWVNLYGGNRIETGLGGQPFAMSQRTDYPWDGRIELIVEECREEPLALKLRIPGWCEGATVRLNDEQLQEKATPGRYFTIERAWTRGDRVTLNLPMTPQLIEAHPQVEETRNQLAVQRGPIVYCLESPDLPDGVRVHEIAINADAPLNAKHDNQLLGGVTVVETTAAVRAGGDWQGRLYQPLVRDDASRSVQLRLIPYYAWANRGPSEMSVWLPRR; translated from the coding sequence ATGCCGACCTGCGCCCTCGCAGCGGCAATTTTCCTCGCCAGCCAAGTCGCAGCAAGCGAAGTCGTCAATACGCGACAGAGTTCGCACGCGAAGCTACAGTCGATTCCGCTCGCCGACGTGGTTTGGACCGAGGGGTTTTGGGCTGAGCGGTTCGCCACGCTGCGCGAGCGTTCGATTCCGGCGATGTGGAAGCTGATGCGCGACGGCAAGTACAAGCCATTCTTGGGGCACTTCAAGATTGCCGCGGGCGAGGCGGAGGGAGAGTATCACGGCGCCCCTTGGAACGACGGCGATTTTTACAAGTTTCTGGAGGCGGTGACGGCGGTCTACGCGGTGACGCGGGATCCGCAGTTGGCGGCGATTCTTGACGAGTCGATTCGAGTTATCGCGAAGGCCCAGCGGGACGACGGGTACCTCCATACGCCGGTGTTGATCGCGCATCGCAACGGCGACAAGTCGCTGCAGCCGTTTGCGGACCGTCACAACTTTGAGATGTACAACATGGGGCACCTGCTTACCGCGGCGTGTCTGCATCATCGCGTCACTGGGAACGACCGGTTTCTTGCCATCGCGCAGAAGACGGCCGACTTTCTTTGCCGCACTTTCGCGGCGCCAACGCCGGAATTGGCGCGAAACTCGGTTTGCCCGTCGCACTACATGGGGGCGATCGAGTTGTACCGCACGACGGGCGAACAGCGTCACCTAAAGCTCGCGCAGACGTTTCTCGACATGCGCAACCTTGGCGTGAGCGAGTCGGGGCAGCCAGTCGGCGGCGACGACAACCAGGATCGCATTCCCTTCGTCGATCAACGCGAAGCGGTCGGCCATGCCGTGCGGGCGAACTATCTCTACGCCGGCGCCGCAGATTTCTTCTTGGAGACGGGCGATGAGCGGCTGATGAAACCGCTTGATGCAATCTGGCATAACGTTGTCGAACAAAAACTCTATGTCACCGGCGGCTGCGGGGCTCTCTACGACGGCGCGTCGCCCGACGGGAGTGAGCAGCAGGAGCAAATCACGCGTGTTCATCAGGCGTACGGCCGCAATTATCAACTTCCCAACGCAACGGCCCACAACGAAACCTGCGCCGCGATCGGCAACGTGCTGTGGAACTGGCGGATGTTCCTGGCGACCGGCGACGCAAAGTACGTCGACGTCATCGAGCTGTCGCTTTACAACGCGATCCTCGCGGGCATGAGTCTCGACGGCGATGATTTTTTCTATGTGAATCCGCTGCGAAACGTCGAGCCGCAACCGACGCCGCTCCGCTGGCCGCGGACGCGCGTGCCGTTCGTGACGTCGTTCTGCTGTCCGCCGAACGTGCTGCGAACATTGGCGGAAGTCGGCGGGATGGCTTACAGCCGCACCGAGAGCGAGCTGTGGGTGAATCTCTATGGCGGAAATCGCATCGAGACGGGGCTCGGCGGACAGCCGTTCGCGATGTCGCAGCGGACCGACTACCCGTGGGACGGGCGGATTGAATTAATCGTTGAAGAGTGCCGCGAGGAGCCGCTCGCACTCAAGCTGCGCATTCCTGGTTGGTGCGAAGGCGCGACGGTACGTCTCAACGACGAGCAGTTGCAGGAGAAAGCTACGCCCGGCAGGTACTTCACGATTGAGCGTGCATGGACACGAGGCGACCGGGTGACGCTCAATCTGCCAATGACGCCGCAGTTAATCGAAGCTCATCCACAGGTGGAAGAAACTCGCAACCAACTGGCGGTGCAACGTGGACCAATAGTTTATTGCCTGGAGTCGCCCGACTTGCCGGACGGGGTTCGAGTCCATGAAATCGCTATCAACGCCGATGCGCCGCTGAACGCGAAGCATGACAATCAACTGCTCGGCGGCGTGACGGTCGTGGAGACGACGGCAGCGGTCCGCGCTGGCGGCGATTGGCAGGGGCGACTCTACCAACCGTTGGTACGCGACGATGCGAGCCGGTCGGTTCAGCTGCGGCTGATTCCTTACTATGCGTGGGCGAACCGCGGGCCGTCTGAGATGAGCGTGTGGCTCCCGCGACGATGA
- a CDS encoding DUF5060 domain-containing protein, whose amino-acid sequence MKQFFGLMVAVAFALPACAAAGATPQCEQWGVHEVVLAGPADGNPFVDVDLAADFADEANRRLHVPGFYDGEGRYVVRFSPPSAGKWTYRTSSNAPALHGKSGELIATAPTGDNHGPVVVKNGFHFAYADGTPYRPIGTTCYAWTSQPTELEEATLRTLAEAPFNKLRMCVFPKRYKWNENEPPLYAFEGEAPDRWDFRRFNPAFFQHLERRIVDLQKLGIEADVILLHPYDEGHWGFDRMSDEADDRYLRYVVARLAAYRNVWWSLANEYDFMLEKQESDWDRMIEVVDRTDPYDRLTSIHNGRVLYNHTNPRLTHASIQNGSAAEEAGRAVLYRDAYRKPILFDEIKYEGDIPSRWGNLSAEEMVHRCWECIVAGTYPGHGECYLADDDVLWWAKGGTLKGESPARIKFLAETLSIAPEAGLEPIDRLQYPNIVGQPGEYYLVYFGKEAPREWKFFLPRYELKDGDTFSVEVLDTWNMTVTPIDETFVVRRESEYVFVDKVGRSVPLPGKPWQALRITKIAQ is encoded by the coding sequence GTGAAACAGTTCTTCGGTCTGATGGTGGCCGTGGCGTTCGCGCTGCCTGCATGCGCTGCGGCCGGGGCGACGCCGCAGTGCGAGCAATGGGGCGTGCACGAAGTCGTGCTCGCTGGGCCGGCCGACGGCAATCCGTTTGTCGACGTCGATCTAGCGGCCGACTTTGCGGATGAGGCCAACCGTCGGCTGCACGTACCGGGATTCTACGACGGCGAGGGGCGCTATGTCGTTCGCTTCAGCCCGCCGAGCGCGGGCAAGTGGACTTATCGCACGAGTTCCAACGCGCCGGCGCTCCACGGCAAGAGTGGCGAGTTGATCGCGACGGCGCCGACCGGCGACAACCATGGCCCGGTGGTCGTGAAGAACGGTTTTCATTTTGCTTATGCCGACGGCACGCCATATCGCCCCATTGGGACGACCTGCTATGCGTGGACGAGTCAGCCCACGGAGCTTGAGGAAGCGACGCTGCGGACGCTCGCCGAGGCGCCGTTCAACAAGCTGCGGATGTGCGTCTTTCCAAAGCGGTACAAGTGGAACGAGAACGAACCGCCGCTATATGCGTTTGAGGGGGAGGCGCCCGATCGGTGGGATTTTAGGCGATTCAATCCAGCGTTCTTCCAGCACCTGGAGCGGCGGATCGTCGATCTGCAAAAGCTCGGCATCGAGGCCGACGTCATTCTGCTGCACCCCTACGACGAAGGGCATTGGGGGTTCGACCGCATGTCGGACGAGGCGGACGATCGTTACCTCCGGTACGTGGTCGCCCGGCTCGCGGCGTATCGCAACGTCTGGTGGTCGCTCGCCAACGAGTACGACTTTATGCTGGAGAAGCAGGAGAGCGACTGGGATCGGATGATCGAGGTGGTCGATCGAACCGACCCGTACGATCGGCTGACGTCGATCCACAACGGCCGTGTGCTCTACAACCACACGAACCCTCGGCTCACGCACGCGAGCATCCAGAACGGCTCCGCGGCTGAGGAAGCGGGCCGGGCGGTGCTGTACCGCGATGCGTACCGCAAGCCGATTTTGTTTGACGAGATTAAGTACGAGGGGGACATACCAAGCCGCTGGGGAAATCTGTCGGCGGAAGAGATGGTTCACCGCTGCTGGGAGTGCATCGTGGCCGGCACGTATCCGGGGCACGGCGAATGTTATCTCGCTGACGACGATGTGCTCTGGTGGGCGAAGGGCGGAACGCTCAAAGGCGAAAGCCCGGCGCGGATCAAGTTCCTCGCCGAGACCCTCAGCATAGCGCCAGAAGCGGGGCTGGAGCCGATCGATAGGTTGCAGTACCCGAACATCGTCGGCCAGCCGGGAGAATATTATCTCGTCTACTTTGGGAAGGAAGCTCCCCGCGAATGGAAGTTTTTCCTGCCGCGGTATGAGCTGAAGGATGGCGACACATTTAGTGTGGAGGTGCTTGATACTTGGAACATGACGGTGACGCCGATCGACGAGACGTTCGTCGTGCGACGTGAGTCGGAGTATGTCTTCGTCGATAAAGTGGGGCGAAGTGTCCCGCTGCCGGGGAAACCTTGGCAGGCGCTGCGGATCACCAAGATCGCTCAATAG
- a CDS encoding EsaB/YukD family protein — protein MNEIKIEVWDATGNKRQLVEVPTDAEVNRLIAVLIERMNLPRHSPDGQMMSYKFHHKSSGRQLLDSDTLQSANVKEGDILRLQPEITAGCR, from the coding sequence ATGAATGAGATCAAGATCGAAGTTTGGGACGCCACGGGAAACAAGCGTCAGCTCGTGGAGGTTCCCACCGACGCCGAAGTGAACCGCCTGATCGCCGTGCTCATCGAACGGATGAACCTGCCGCGGCACAGCCCTGACGGGCAAATGATGAGCTATAAGTTCCATCACAAGAGTTCCGGGCGGCAGCTGCTCGACTCCGACACGCTGCAATCGGCCAACGTGAAGGAAGGCGATATTTTGCGGCTACAACCAGAGATCACGGCTGGCTGCCGCTAA
- a CDS encoding ThiF family adenylyltransferase produces MSDVLQINPNVSEGRFSRFELIGWWDQSRLAAAKALVIGAGALGNEIIKNLALLGVGHILVVDFDQIEHSNLSRSVLYRESDCGRRKADAAAERAKEIYPQLRIEPLHANVVYDLGLGPYRWADVILGGLDNREARVAINRAAAKVGKPWIDGAIERLDGVARVFDPAIGPCYECTMSEVDWKMLEARRSCALLTRSEMEQGKTPTTPTTSSVIAGIQVQEAVKLLHGLETLSGQGFVFDGTYHQSYLVNYTRLDDCPSHEALEPVIAMPWSVGRTTPREVLERALHDLGGDAVLEFNHDLLATLTCPTCQETTTHLASLGKVTERAAVCPKCGALRAPGMYHSLALDSPLCDRPLAELGVPAWDIFGARAGDRFVYYELAGDQLDVLRSLSNDEGST; encoded by the coding sequence ATGAGCGACGTGCTGCAGATCAACCCCAATGTTAGTGAAGGGCGCTTCTCGCGTTTCGAACTTATCGGTTGGTGGGACCAATCGCGGCTCGCAGCGGCAAAGGCGCTCGTCATCGGCGCCGGCGCCCTTGGGAACGAGATTATCAAGAATCTCGCCCTGCTCGGCGTCGGGCACATTCTCGTCGTCGACTTCGATCAGATCGAACACAGCAACCTCTCGCGATCGGTGCTCTACCGTGAGAGCGACTGCGGTCGACGAAAGGCCGACGCCGCCGCGGAACGTGCGAAGGAGATCTACCCGCAGTTGCGGATCGAGCCGCTGCATGCGAACGTCGTTTACGATCTGGGGCTCGGTCCGTATCGCTGGGCCGACGTGATTCTGGGGGGTCTCGACAATCGCGAGGCTCGCGTTGCCATCAACCGCGCCGCCGCGAAGGTCGGTAAGCCTTGGATTGACGGAGCCATCGAACGCCTTGATGGCGTGGCTCGCGTGTTCGACCCCGCTATCGGCCCGTGCTACGAGTGCACGATGAGCGAGGTCGATTGGAAGATGCTCGAAGCGAGACGAAGTTGCGCGCTGTTGACGCGCAGCGAGATGGAGCAGGGGAAAACCCCGACGACGCCGACCACGTCGTCCGTGATCGCCGGCATTCAAGTTCAGGAAGCGGTGAAGCTGCTACATGGTTTGGAAACACTTTCGGGGCAAGGGTTCGTCTTCGATGGGACCTACCACCAAAGCTATTTGGTGAACTACACGCGGCTCGATGATTGTCCAAGCCACGAAGCCTTGGAGCCGGTCATCGCGATGCCGTGGAGCGTTGGCCGCACCACCCCGCGCGAGGTGCTGGAACGAGCCCTGCACGACTTGGGCGGCGACGCGGTGCTGGAGTTCAACCACGACCTGCTGGCGACGCTCACCTGCCCAACGTGCCAAGAGACGACGACGCACCTCGCCTCGCTCGGCAAGGTCACCGAGCGCGCAGCTGTTTGCCCGAAGTGCGGCGCCCTGCGCGCGCCAGGCATGTATCACTCACTCGCGCTCGATTCGCCGCTGTGTGATCGCCCGCTGGCGGAACTCGGCGTCCCGGCGTGGGATATTTTCGGAGCGCGAGCCGGCGATCGGTTCGTCTATTACGAATTAGCAGGAGACCAGCTCGATGTTCTCCGCTCGCTGTCAAACGACGAGGGTTCGACGTGA
- a CDS encoding LssY C-terminal domain-containing protein, with translation MANIPPDAENPSGTREAEGVTAVPERVRRRWKRRMAGWMLLLILGWLGGAYLLLPLVWKIKESRHPALDDLPDVTRAADNIPGDPLNVSLIGSENDLIKGMAAAKWLEAKPLSLSSDLKIAEATVLKRPDDQAPVSSLYLFGRKEDLAFEKQVGDDPRQRHHVRFWKTDKIDPDGQPVWIGSAAFDKGVGLSHRTGQITHHIDGNVDQERDTLFVDLNEAGVLSDEYIVQHFHKTLEGKNGGGDEWHTDGNLYVGVLIPE, from the coding sequence ATGGCGAACATTCCTCCTGATGCTGAGAACCCCAGCGGTACGCGCGAGGCGGAGGGCGTGACGGCAGTCCCTGAGCGGGTTCGCCGCCGATGGAAACGACGCATGGCTGGTTGGATGCTGCTCCTGATTCTCGGTTGGCTTGGCGGCGCTTATCTGCTGCTACCGCTGGTCTGGAAGATCAAGGAATCCCGCCATCCTGCACTTGATGATCTCCCCGACGTCACCCGTGCGGCCGACAACATTCCGGGCGATCCGCTGAATGTGAGCCTGATCGGGTCGGAGAACGATCTCATCAAAGGGATGGCGGCGGCCAAGTGGCTGGAAGCGAAGCCGTTGTCGCTGAGCAGTGACCTCAAAATCGCCGAAGCGACCGTGTTAAAACGCCCCGACGATCAGGCGCCGGTAAGTAGCCTTTACTTATTTGGCCGCAAGGAGGATTTGGCGTTCGAAAAGCAGGTCGGCGACGACCCTCGCCAGCGCCACCACGTTCGGTTTTGGAAGACTGACAAGATCGACCCCGATGGCCAGCCCGTTTGGATTGGTTCGGCCGCGTTCGACAAAGGGGTCGGCCTCAGCCACCGCACGGGGCAGATCACGCACCACATCGACGGCAACGTCGATCAGGAACGCGACACCCTGTTCGTTGACCTCAATGAGGCGGGCGTCCTGAGCGATGAATACATCGTGCAGCACTTCCACAAGACGCTCGAAGGGAAGAACGGCGGCGGCGACGAATGGCATACCGACGGCAATCTTTACGTGGGCGTGCTCATCCCGGAGTAA